One genomic region from Sphingomonas paeninsulae encodes:
- a CDS encoding TadE/TadG family type IV pilus assembly protein, with protein MEIRIIRYRKRHSMLRHWSSDAGVVALEFALIVPFFLLLIFGTMVFALYFATFVAVIHGANEGARASVGGISDVERGQLAVARVQYIFTAYSPLLKPALVNVQTQAVPGAMFKVTVQYPLNDFKFGAFYNLLTAVGKGNAAQPQKIGYSVTIANGGY; from the coding sequence ATGGAGATACGGATCATCCGATATCGCAAAAGACATTCGATGCTGCGGCATTGGTCGTCCGATGCTGGTGTCGTCGCGCTTGAATTCGCCCTGATCGTGCCGTTCTTTCTGCTGCTGATATTCGGAACGATGGTCTTCGCGCTCTATTTTGCAACGTTCGTCGCCGTCATCCACGGCGCGAACGAGGGCGCGAGGGCATCGGTTGGAGGCATCAGCGACGTCGAACGTGGGCAGTTGGCAGTGGCCCGTGTCCAGTACATCTTCACGGCATATTCACCGCTGCTGAAACCGGCCCTCGTCAACGTCCAGACGCAGGCGGTGCCGGGTGCCATGTTTAAAGTGACTGTTCAGTATCCGCTTAACGATTTCAAATTCGGTGCGTTCTACAATTTGCTTACCGCCGTGGGTAAGGGCAACGCGGCCCAGCC
- a CDS encoding Flp family type IVb pilin translates to MINYLRMFVRDEEGVTAVEYAVLAVLIISAIVVALGSFGSGLKAAFDAISALLLKPAG, encoded by the coding sequence ATGATCAACTATCTCAGGATGTTCGTTCGCGACGAAGAGGGCGTGACCGCAGTTGAATATGCGGTTCTCGCGGTGCTCATCATCAGCGCTATCGTTGTGGCTTTGGGCAGCTTCGGTTCGGGCCTAAAGGCCGCCTTTGATGCGATCTCTGCTTTGCTTCTAAAACCAGCCGGTTAG
- a CDS encoding pilus assembly protein TadG-related protein, producing MKRTGRLCLIEDAGVIAPATAVVMAVLIGMVGMVTDTSVWFAQRRQLQGVTDAAALAAAPYAANLQMARAKAVSVLTSNGLDPTALLAVQTGSYCPDIATTVNNRFHPGGCLGAATTTDTAVQISTTIDSPLFLSKMSISGNRRIETSATAARVNQAGLEAGSGVASLNGGVANALLSALTGGSIALSAVQYDGLLKTKLDALTFFDALATKLNLTAGTYSNVLDSNIGVGDLIGAQIAALGQQQQTADVVAAIAGLTLIKGQIPGNQQVALGKLFDLGLWADTPVGGSASSSALHAGLNLWQLTTFSLQLANGNNFATIPASSIGVPGVVSIKIAATAIEPPVRGYFAFGPEGISVHTAQVRLKLDLDVLNLVPQIGLGVKVPLYVEVGSGDARVDTISCSGAPATDAKVGVTAHGGVANIYIGAPTDDAMRNFSAPVAASAITPVQILNIGLPGILTLSSTVAKAHVAIGSTTGPGTALTFVQPTGSVVQPVPPSTKGIIGRPAFNGVAASPAVWARAISTGFTSNLLGGLAETLEAKVCTASLLNLCLLPITLTGAGVGPLFNVLDPVLSGLDSVLDGLLQTLGVQLGYVDVSVTGVRCGLPVLVS from the coding sequence ATGAAACGAACGGGCCGCCTTTGCCTGATCGAAGATGCGGGCGTTATTGCGCCCGCGACTGCGGTCGTCATGGCGGTTTTGATCGGCATGGTCGGCATGGTGACAGATACCAGCGTCTGGTTTGCGCAACGGCGTCAGTTGCAGGGTGTCACCGATGCCGCCGCGCTGGCTGCGGCACCGTATGCGGCCAACTTGCAAATGGCGCGCGCCAAGGCGGTTTCGGTTCTGACGAGTAATGGCCTCGATCCTACGGCGCTGCTCGCGGTCCAGACGGGAAGCTATTGCCCGGACATTGCAACGACCGTCAACAATCGTTTCCATCCTGGCGGTTGCCTGGGGGCGGCGACAACCACCGACACGGCAGTGCAGATATCGACAACCATAGATTCGCCACTGTTCCTGTCGAAAATGTCGATCAGCGGAAACCGGCGTATCGAAACCAGCGCAACGGCTGCGCGTGTCAATCAGGCCGGGCTTGAAGCTGGCAGCGGCGTTGCGAGCCTCAACGGCGGTGTTGCCAATGCGCTGCTATCGGCACTGACCGGCGGATCGATTGCACTCAGCGCGGTCCAATATGATGGTCTGCTCAAAACCAAATTGGATGCGCTGACATTCTTCGATGCGCTGGCAACCAAGCTTAATCTGACTGCGGGCACTTATTCGAATGTTTTGGATAGCAATATCGGTGTCGGCGACCTTATCGGTGCCCAGATCGCGGCTCTTGGTCAGCAGCAACAAACTGCGGATGTTGTTGCGGCAATCGCCGGGCTGACCCTTATTAAGGGGCAGATTCCCGGGAACCAGCAGGTTGCACTCGGCAAGCTGTTCGACCTCGGCCTCTGGGCGGATACGCCGGTCGGCGGCAGCGCCTCGAGCAGCGCGCTTCATGCCGGTTTGAACCTTTGGCAGCTAACGACCTTCAGCCTGCAACTGGCTAATGGCAACAACTTCGCGACCATCCCTGCATCGTCAATCGGCGTCCCGGGCGTTGTCAGCATCAAGATTGCCGCCACGGCAATCGAGCCGCCCGTTCGCGGCTATTTTGCCTTTGGTCCGGAGGGGATCAGCGTTCATACTGCGCAGGTACGTCTGAAGCTGGATTTGGACGTTCTCAACCTCGTCCCTCAGATCGGCCTCGGTGTCAAAGTCCCGCTCTATGTCGAAGTGGGCAGTGGCGACGCGCGCGTCGACACGATTTCATGCTCGGGTGCTCCGGCAACAGACGCAAAGGTCGGAGTGACGGCGCATGGCGGTGTTGCCAATATCTATATCGGTGCGCCGACCGACGATGCCATGCGCAACTTCAGCGCGCCCGTCGCTGCCTCGGCCATCACGCCGGTCCAAATACTCAACATTGGACTTCCGGGGATACTGACGCTTTCCAGCACGGTCGCAAAGGCACACGTCGCCATTGGATCGACGACTGGCCCGGGAACGGCGCTGACGTTCGTGCAACCGACGGGCAGCGTCGTGCAACCCGTTCCTCCGAGCACGAAGGGCATTATCGGACGACCCGCATTTAATGGCGTCGCCGCATCCCCCGCCGTATGGGCGCGCGCGATCAGTACGGGCTTTACGTCTAACCTTCTTGGTGGCCTCGCCGAAACGCTAGAGGCAAAGGTGTGTACGGCAAGCTTACTTAACCTTTGCTTGCTGCCGATTACCCTGACCGGGGCCGGGGTCGGCCCATTGTTCAACGTCCTCGATCCCGTGCTGAGCGGGCTGGACAGCGTACTCGACGGCCTTCTGCAAACCCTCGGTGTTCAGCTTGGTTACGTCGATGTTTCGGTCACCGGAGTCCGCTGCGGACTGCCGGTTCTAGTTTCATGA
- a CDS encoding type II secretion system F family protein gives MSGWIEIIAVGIAIATSLGLVIGGTMQLSGERALGHRLDLLQTDIALQVDDGMPVQPGLLATLLAGGGEARAEIERDLAAAGYSPTNTILHFGLIRLVATVGTGLLLYVTMTLTRPPSVVNIMIPIAASSLIFLVSKYILKASSARRSRKITSELPFTLDIFVMMVESGASLDQCFRIFATSEGRAAPIVQTAVVLLVEDIQRGMSYDIALARWSERLGVAGARELAGVLRQSLNHGTELASALREFSREFSERRIFVARESIGKKTTQMTVAMLVLLMPALMIVLAGPAVSTLGSTLKKISKEAIKHD, from the coding sequence ATGTCGGGCTGGATAGAAATCATCGCCGTCGGCATCGCAATCGCAACCAGTCTTGGGCTTGTTATCGGTGGCACGATGCAGTTGAGCGGGGAGCGTGCGCTGGGGCACAGGCTCGACCTCCTCCAGACGGACATAGCGTTACAGGTTGACGACGGGATGCCTGTTCAGCCCGGACTACTGGCGACGTTGCTTGCTGGGGGCGGCGAGGCGCGCGCCGAGATCGAGCGGGATCTGGCGGCTGCAGGTTATAGTCCGACCAACACGATCCTCCACTTTGGACTGATCCGCTTAGTTGCAACCGTCGGCACCGGCCTGTTGCTTTATGTGACGATGACACTGACGCGTCCGCCATCCGTCGTGAATATCATGATCCCGATCGCGGCGTCTTCGCTGATCTTTCTGGTGTCCAAATATATTCTGAAGGCAAGCAGCGCCCGACGTTCACGCAAGATTACCAGTGAATTACCCTTCACACTCGATATCTTCGTGATGATGGTTGAGAGCGGCGCGAGCCTTGATCAATGTTTTCGAATTTTCGCGACTTCGGAAGGTCGCGCGGCACCGATCGTTCAGACAGCGGTTGTCTTGTTGGTCGAGGATATCCAGCGCGGCATGTCCTATGACATTGCGCTGGCCCGCTGGTCCGAACGGCTGGGCGTTGCCGGCGCGCGCGAACTTGCCGGGGTTCTTCGCCAATCCCTTAATCACGGCACCGAACTGGCCTCCGCGCTCCGTGAATTCTCACGCGAGTTCTCCGAGCGCCGCATTTTCGTTGCTCGGGAATCGATCGGCAAAAAGACAACGCAGATGACCGTCGCGATGCTCGTCCTGTTGATGCCCGCCCTGATGATCGTGCTGGCAGGACCAGCGGTCTCGACCCTCGGCAGCACGCTCAAGAAGATTTCTAAAGAGGCCATCAAACATGACTGA
- a CDS encoding type II secretion system F family protein produces the protein MTVLIIFAGIVLLASVVILSSREGREQREAGALLTERLQTLTPSLAELPSGQAAWIGQLIARAPPGFHRALARADVTIKARPLMIYAIVVTALAALFWLRWHGVMAPLVVIMVGMILPPLYLQRLAARRMSAFVELLPHYLDSIRQLLAVGNSFQQALIKSTDNAGLPVQRYLQPAMRRIANGAPVPDAIDTVAERIDLPELYMIVATVRTNARFGGNVGPPLAGLVNLLRSRARVLRELAAASAETRMSAIILCALPPVAMVLISVINFGYMKYLWETEAGRHLLMFGFGFQALGMVTMRRLMRLDF, from the coding sequence ATGACCGTGTTGATCATTTTTGCCGGCATAGTGCTGCTCGCGTCGGTCGTAATCCTTTCCTCGCGTGAGGGACGAGAACAGCGGGAGGCAGGGGCGCTACTGACCGAGCGACTGCAAACGCTGACACCCTCTCTCGCAGAATTGCCGTCGGGGCAGGCTGCGTGGATTGGGCAACTCATCGCTCGAGCGCCGCCAGGGTTTCACCGTGCGCTGGCCCGTGCCGATGTGACGATCAAGGCGCGACCGCTGATGATCTACGCGATTGTCGTAACGGCGCTCGCGGCGCTTTTCTGGCTGCGCTGGCACGGCGTGATGGCTCCTCTGGTTGTCATAATGGTGGGCATGATCCTGCCGCCGCTCTATCTTCAACGGCTCGCGGCGCGGCGCATGTCGGCGTTCGTCGAACTCCTTCCCCATTATCTCGATTCGATCCGTCAACTTCTCGCTGTGGGCAATTCGTTCCAGCAGGCCTTGATCAAATCAACCGACAACGCGGGCCTGCCGGTCCAGCGCTATTTGCAGCCGGCAATGCGTCGCATCGCCAATGGTGCACCGGTGCCCGACGCAATCGACACGGTAGCCGAACGCATCGACTTGCCCGAGCTATATATGATCGTAGCAACGGTACGGACGAATGCACGGTTTGGCGGAAATGTCGGGCCGCCGCTTGCCGGCCTCGTCAATCTGCTGCGCAGTCGCGCGCGGGTGCTCCGCGAACTTGCTGCCGCGAGCGCCGAGACCCGGATGAGTGCGATCATCCTTTGCGCATTGCCGCCTGTCGCCATGGTGCTGATTTCAGTGATCAACTTCGGGTATATGAAATACCTTTGGGAGACGGAGGCCGGTCGTCACCTGTTGATGTTTGGCTTTGGCTTTCAGGCGCTCGGAATGGTGACGATGCGTCGCCTGATGCGGCTGGATTTCTAG
- a CDS encoding CpaF family protein, with protein sequence MMRPSFGLAAVASVDSAAPSLDTFSASDTYQATKFKIFDVVLELLENQNISADASSARQIRTTIDEAINAYGIREGLALNTLERVWLADDVYHEITGLGPLEPLLRDPLIDDIIVNGARRVYVERGGTLSLVQARFRDDAHLMTIIQRIVSPIGRRIDESSPYVDARLADGSRVNVIIPPIALDGPMLSIRKFRPEPITGDEYVRTGAMDHSMLDFLSNAVESRLNLLICGGTGSGKTTLLNMLSGFIGDSERLITIEDAAELRLRQTHVVRLETRPPTIEGTREVNARDLVRNALRMRPDRIILGEVRGAEAVEMLQAMSTGHDGSMATVHANTDRDALFRIEMLLGFGGLQADLRTLRRYISSSIQLIVHVQRTTDGRRRVTSITEVIGLEGDTITLNQLYRFAPDSPLSGDGVFEVMSRRPFFAHRLKRPITYATRPGTP encoded by the coding sequence ATGATGCGCCCCTCTTTCGGTCTTGCGGCTGTCGCTTCCGTCGATTCAGCCGCTCCGTCGCTCGATACATTCAGCGCGTCGGATACCTATCAGGCAACCAAGTTCAAGATATTCGACGTCGTTCTGGAACTGCTCGAGAACCAGAATATCAGCGCCGATGCGAGCTCGGCACGACAGATCCGGACGACGATCGACGAGGCTATCAACGCTTATGGCATTCGCGAAGGTCTCGCGCTCAACACGCTTGAGCGCGTCTGGCTCGCCGATGATGTCTATCACGAGATCACAGGGCTTGGACCGCTCGAACCGCTGCTGCGTGATCCGCTCATCGACGACATCATCGTCAATGGTGCCCGTCGGGTTTACGTCGAACGCGGGGGTACGCTGTCACTCGTGCAAGCCCGGTTTCGCGACGACGCGCATCTGATGACGATCATTCAGCGCATTGTCAGCCCGATCGGGCGTCGTATCGATGAGTCATCCCCTTATGTCGATGCGCGCCTTGCCGATGGCTCGCGCGTCAACGTCATCATACCGCCGATTGCGCTCGACGGCCCGATGTTGTCGATCCGCAAATTCCGGCCTGAGCCCATAACCGGTGACGAATATGTCCGGACCGGTGCCATGGACCACTCGATGCTCGACTTTCTGTCGAACGCTGTCGAGTCCCGCCTGAACCTGCTGATCTGCGGCGGCACGGGTTCGGGCAAGACGACGCTGCTCAACATGCTGAGCGGTTTCATCGGCGACAGCGAGCGTTTGATAACGATTGAAGATGCCGCCGAATTGCGACTGCGCCAGACTCATGTCGTGCGTCTCGAAACACGCCCGCCGACGATCGAAGGCACGCGCGAAGTCAACGCCCGCGACCTCGTACGCAATGCGCTGCGGATGAGGCCCGATCGGATCATTTTGGGCGAGGTTCGCGGTGCCGAAGCGGTGGAGATGCTGCAGGCGATGAGCACCGGTCATGACGGTTCGATGGCGACCGTCCATGCCAACACCGATCGCGATGCCCTTTTCCGTATCGAAATGCTGCTCGGCTTTGGCGGACTACAGGCCGATTTACGGACGTTGCGGCGCTATATTTCCAGCAGCATCCAGTTGATCGTTCATGTCCAGCGCACCACCGACGGACGCCGCCGTGTCACTTCCATCACGGAAGTGATCGGACTCGAAGGCGATACGATCACGCTGAACCAGCTATACCGGTTTGCGCCAGATTCGCCGTTAAGCGGCGACGGTGTGTTCGAGGTCATGTCGCGTCGTCCGTTTTTTGCACATCGGCTGAAGCGACCCATCACTTATGCAACGCGCCCTGGCACGCCATGA
- a CDS encoding AAA family ATPase: MRTIVFLGSDALLYGRIQAAADGLANVMMLPAAPASFTQAIAEIAPTLVLLELEGEHDPKFLVDSFAALAAIDVSFTIVVIGNAQNAGDVLAAVRAGSADFIDREEALGALRDRLARRLTILTAVDRDVPNTYSVVFNAQPGGGSGVFALNLAMTRARRSGEALFIDCELPASEAGAALNIALTYSLADAVRDVDRLDRTLLLSAMARHDASGLRVLPLSLHADANNGLSSESFLKVLRAIRPLFTETILNAADIREPILLNTLSQWASTIYVVCPQKFTALSDTKTLLKTLPADAARRIVLVVDEYNPVITLSPAQMLAALGLDDVISLPASRTELINGLNFGRPYILAKPGTPYALAIRAAAGDQIAVVAKSSRSLFQLLMGRLKGRPV, translated from the coding sequence ATGCGAACAATTGTTTTCCTGGGCAGCGACGCACTCCTCTACGGTCGCATTCAGGCCGCTGCGGATGGCCTGGCCAATGTAATGATGCTGCCTGCCGCACCAGCGTCGTTCACTCAGGCTATAGCTGAAATTGCACCAACGCTCGTCCTGCTCGAATTGGAGGGTGAGCACGACCCCAAGTTCCTGGTCGATAGCTTTGCTGCTCTGGCCGCGATCGATGTCAGTTTCACCATCGTTGTCATCGGAAATGCGCAAAATGCTGGTGACGTGCTGGCCGCAGTCCGCGCAGGTTCGGCCGATTTCATCGATCGTGAAGAAGCGCTTGGTGCGTTGCGGGATCGACTGGCACGGCGCCTGACAATCTTGACTGCGGTCGACCGCGATGTGCCCAACACGTATTCGGTTGTTTTCAACGCGCAGCCAGGCGGCGGTTCAGGAGTATTCGCGCTCAATCTGGCAATGACGCGCGCGCGCCGCAGCGGCGAAGCATTGTTCATTGATTGTGAATTGCCGGCAAGCGAAGCCGGTGCGGCGCTCAACATCGCCTTGACCTATTCGCTGGCTGATGCAGTCCGCGACGTTGATCGGCTCGATCGCACCTTGTTGCTTTCGGCAATGGCACGGCACGATGCGTCGGGACTGCGGGTGCTGCCGCTCTCGTTGCACGCTGACGCCAATAACGGCCTTTCCTCGGAAAGCTTTCTAAAGGTGCTTCGTGCCATCCGGCCGTTGTTCACGGAAACGATATTGAACGCAGCCGATATCCGCGAACCCATATTGCTGAACACGCTGTCGCAATGGGCCTCGACCATTTACGTTGTTTGCCCGCAGAAATTCACGGCGCTCAGCGATACCAAGACTTTGCTGAAGACTCTGCCAGCCGATGCCGCAAGGCGGATCGTTCTGGTCGTGGATGAGTATAATCCGGTGATTACACTCTCACCCGCCCAGATGCTTGCGGCACTGGGACTCGACGATGTCATCAGCCTGCCGGCATCGCGCACGGAGTTGATAAACGGCCTCAATTTCGGAAGACCGTACATTCTCGCTAAGCCCGGAACACCTTATGCTCTGGCGATCAGGGCGGCTGCTGGCGACCAGATTGCCGTCGTCGCCAAATCGTCGCGTAGCTTGTTCCAGCTCTTGATGGGTCGGTTGAAAGGTCGCCCCGTATGA
- a CDS encoding type II and III secretion system protein family protein, with protein sequence MTQFLRLLSIFVLTIGFHTAVAAQTIDLDVGGSRTLTARSPITKVVIDVPDIIKTMAPGDRQLLVTGVRQGQAQVTLVTAQGQMNYAIRVNAAGSGDVDELRRRLGSQPDLEGVHVDRRDGKFIVSGSVPDLAAHVRGVALATALGGKDVTDLIEVAGNQMVAVDVRFVAVSDTTLKSLGLNFSKLSGGFQWALVSPNSLTSSSFSAASGLQVAAGPPLQNAFNLFLAGRGSGILGTLSALSDAGLSQVLAQPTLLARSGEKAEFLAGGEVPIPVPQAGSAAGAITIEYRQYGVRLSVEPYVLSNKRIVLKLAPEVSELDYTNRITIQGFNIPGFRRRSANTTVELGDGESFVIAGLNYSNGTTNESKVPLFGDIPILGTLFRRTERSLEKLELIIVATPRLVTPLKEEEVKQMLPTSIASPALSETIMNKNSTERRAAAFGLSR encoded by the coding sequence ATGACACAATTTCTTCGCTTGCTCAGCATTTTTGTGCTGACGATAGGATTTCACACTGCCGTTGCCGCGCAGACCATCGATCTCGATGTTGGGGGAAGCCGTACACTTACCGCGCGTAGCCCGATCACCAAGGTTGTGATCGACGTACCCGATATCATCAAAACCATGGCTCCTGGCGACCGCCAACTTCTCGTTACGGGGGTTCGGCAGGGGCAGGCGCAAGTCACGCTCGTGACCGCTCAGGGGCAGATGAATTACGCTATACGGGTTAATGCTGCCGGTTCGGGCGATGTCGACGAACTCCGTCGTCGTCTGGGTTCGCAGCCGGATCTGGAAGGCGTTCACGTCGACCGTCGCGACGGCAAGTTCATAGTGTCGGGGTCGGTGCCCGATCTCGCGGCTCATGTTCGCGGCGTTGCTTTGGCAACCGCGCTCGGCGGTAAGGATGTTACCGACCTGATCGAGGTCGCGGGCAACCAGATGGTCGCCGTCGATGTCCGTTTCGTGGCTGTGTCCGACACGACGCTCAAGTCGCTGGGTCTCAACTTCTCCAAACTCTCCGGTGGCTTTCAATGGGCGCTGGTCAGCCCGAACAGCCTCACCAGTTCATCGTTTTCAGCCGCCAGCGGACTGCAGGTCGCGGCAGGACCTCCGCTGCAAAATGCCTTCAACCTGTTTTTGGCGGGACGTGGCAGCGGCATTCTCGGAACATTGAGCGCCTTGTCCGACGCGGGCTTGTCGCAGGTGTTGGCGCAACCGACGCTGCTGGCCCGTTCGGGTGAGAAGGCGGAGTTTCTTGCGGGCGGAGAAGTGCCCATTCCGGTTCCGCAGGCCGGAAGCGCGGCGGGTGCCATCACCATCGAATATCGGCAATATGGCGTGCGCCTCAGTGTCGAACCCTATGTCCTGAGCAACAAGCGCATCGTGCTGAAGCTGGCGCCCGAAGTCAGTGAACTCGACTATACCAACCGGATCACGATCCAGGGTTTCAACATACCCGGATTTCGCCGCCGTTCCGCCAACACGACTGTCGAGCTTGGCGACGGCGAGAGCTTTGTGATCGCCGGACTCAATTACTCCAATGGCACGACCAATGAGAGCAAGGTGCCGCTGTTCGGTGACATTCCAATCCTTGGCACCCTGTTTCGCCGGACCGAGCGGAGTCTCGAGAAGCTCGAACTGATCATCGTCGCAACACCGCGATTGGTAACGCCGCTCAAGGAAGAAGAGGTCAAGCAGATGTTGCCGACCTCGATCGCATCTCCCGCACTCAGCGAAACGATCATGAACAAGAATTCCACGGAACGCCGTGCCGCAGCTTTCGGACTGAGCCGCTAA
- the cpaB gene encoding Flp pilus assembly protein CpaB has translation MISRWKTLSAGRVLVGLGGAIGFLLILYGVWRFAASERPVVGVPLPATKVTQVMTAAKTLVRGQLIQSGDLTSTAISGIVPVGALTSPTQADGKIAIVDIQPHQLILDTLISNDASAAGLAMLVPIGQRVISTDVTDDIAVGGFIRPGDVVDIEIVLPQDVIAGQATGGDRSEARTLLQNIRVLTVGPTFGQPGGKTEDGKDRPTAKALTLAMNPDQIAAFVLARKLGHFYLLLRNPEDRDAVPDGRAVLANLRGNAGAVRGASAAPRQPRRAASPRAIELVVGGQRQILYPQASTRR, from the coding sequence ATGATCTCACGCTGGAAAACACTTTCCGCAGGGCGCGTTCTCGTCGGGCTCGGCGGTGCTATCGGCTTCTTGCTAATCCTTTATGGAGTGTGGCGATTTGCCGCGAGCGAGCGTCCGGTTGTGGGTGTTCCCCTTCCGGCAACCAAGGTCACGCAGGTTATGACCGCTGCGAAGACCCTGGTCCGGGGTCAGTTGATCCAGTCGGGCGATCTCACATCGACGGCCATCAGTGGGATCGTGCCCGTTGGTGCCCTGACCTCGCCGACACAGGCGGATGGCAAAATCGCCATCGTCGACATCCAGCCCCATCAGCTAATCCTCGATACGTTGATTTCGAATGATGCCAGCGCAGCTGGTCTGGCCATGCTGGTTCCGATTGGGCAGCGGGTCATCAGTACCGACGTCACCGACGACATTGCGGTCGGCGGTTTTATTCGTCCGGGCGATGTCGTCGATATTGAGATCGTTTTGCCTCAGGATGTGATCGCCGGTCAGGCTACGGGCGGTGATCGCAGCGAGGCTCGCACCCTGTTGCAAAACATCCGCGTGTTGACCGTAGGGCCGACATTCGGGCAACCCGGTGGCAAGACCGAAGACGGCAAGGATCGACCGACCGCCAAGGCGCTAACCCTGGCGATGAACCCCGACCAGATCGCTGCCTTCGTGTTGGCGCGCAAGCTTGGCCACTTTTACTTGCTGTTGCGCAATCCCGAGGATCGAGACGCGGTTCCCGACGGACGCGCCGTATTGGCTAACCTTCGTGGCAACGCCGGTGCCGTCCGTGGCGCTTCAGCCGCCCCCCGCCAGCCACGCCGCGCAGCATCGCCCCGCGCAATCGAGCTGGTCGTCGGGGGCCAGCGCCAGATTCTTTATCCGCAAGCGAGTACTCGTCGATGA
- a CDS encoding glycosyltransferase, producing MLPAELSVVVPTYNEAKNAPLIVAALSRALVGIRWEVVFVDDDSPDGTASHARALALGDPRVRVVHRYGRRGLASACVEGILATAAPYVAIMDGDMQHDETILPQMLDRLSKGDVDLVVGSRYVEGGGMGDWNKRRVAMSRFATMLANRLTKTAIGDPMSGFFMIARAPFMAALPGLSSIGFKILLDIAASSPTPLRVAEVPFTFRNRQHGESKLDGLVLWEYLQLLIDKAFGHIVPVRFISFALVGGSGVFVHFFVLTVTLETLLAINGASLEGRWFVIAQGAATLVATTTNFLLNNLLTYRDQRLKGAKLVWGWITFNLVCGFGFAANVGVASWLYQRHNYLIVSALAGIAVTTVWNYAMSSIFTWRKRG from the coding sequence ATGCTACCAGCGGAATTATCCGTGGTAGTGCCCACTTACAACGAAGCGAAGAACGCCCCGCTGATCGTTGCCGCCCTGTCGCGCGCGCTGGTGGGTATTCGCTGGGAAGTGGTATTCGTCGATGACGACTCCCCTGATGGAACGGCTTCCCATGCTCGCGCGCTGGCGCTTGGCGACCCGCGCGTTCGGGTTGTTCACCGATACGGGCGGCGAGGGCTGGCGTCCGCCTGCGTCGAGGGTATTCTCGCGACCGCCGCTCCTTATGTCGCCATTATGGATGGCGACATGCAGCATGACGAAACGATCCTGCCGCAAATGCTGGATCGCCTGTCGAAAGGCGATGTCGATCTCGTTGTCGGCAGTCGCTATGTAGAGGGTGGCGGCATGGGCGACTGGAATAAGCGCCGCGTCGCGATGAGCCGGTTTGCAACAATGCTCGCTAACAGGCTGACAAAAACCGCGATTGGCGATCCGATGAGCGGCTTCTTCATGATCGCCCGCGCCCCATTCATGGCGGCATTACCGGGGTTATCGTCGATTGGTTTCAAGATCCTGCTAGATATCGCTGCCTCATCGCCGACACCGCTCCGCGTGGCAGAGGTACCATTTACCTTTCGGAATCGACAGCATGGCGAAAGCAAGCTCGACGGGTTGGTGCTGTGGGAATATCTCCAGCTTTTAATCGACAAGGCTTTCGGCCACATCGTTCCGGTGCGTTTCATAAGCTTTGCGCTGGTTGGTGGGTCAGGCGTTTTCGTTCACTTTTTCGTACTGACGGTGACTCTGGAAACACTGCTCGCGATTAACGGTGCTTCCCTGGAAGGGCGCTGGTTCGTTATTGCCCAGGGTGCCGCGACGCTTGTGGCAACGACGACCAATTTTCTTTTAAACAACCTCCTCACCTACCGCGATCAACGTCTCAAAGGAGCGAAGCTGGTTTGGGGCTGGATAACGTTCAATCTGGTTTGTGGATTTGGCTTCGCCGCCAATGTCGGCGTCGCGAGTTGGTTGTATCAGCGGCATAATTATCTGATCGTGTCGGCCCTTGCAGGTATCGCGGTCACCACTGTCTGGAACTACGCGATGTCTTCGATATTCACATGGCGCAAGCGGGGCTAA